The Sesamum indicum cultivar Zhongzhi No. 13 linkage group LG6, S_indicum_v1.0, whole genome shotgun sequence genomic interval CGCTTCATGCATGTTTAATCTGGACCAGCTGTTATTTCAAATAGCAAATTGCAAAATCAATTCCTAATATCCTCCTTTGACTGTTTAAGATTTCATAAGATCAGTAACTTCAACCAGGTTACTCACCATGCTGTGGTTAAAAGCATGACTCCAAATTTTCAGGAGTTCCACGAATACAATGATGTACTTacctttctttctcatatttcTAGGTTAATGGAAATCACGAAACCATGAATGTGGAAGGAGATTTTAGATATGTTGATTCGGGTGCCTTTGATGAGTGTGCTGACTTCCTGGAACACTTGGAAATCTGTAACCATAACTGGGAAGAAGCATTTATTGGTTGGGTTGGTGTATCTAAAAGATGGAAAGAAGAGCGTAAGCTGGTACAAAATCATTGGGATCCCTGGAATGTGGTGAAGGTATGTTATATTGTAAAACATAACCTACTTAGCGTCAACTGTAAGTACAGAGTTAATGTGGCATAATGCGAATCAGTAaatgtttcatatttttgtaatgcATTTATGCACAAGAAACTAGAAATTATCCAGTTTTCTAGGTTACTAGATGTTGTATTTCCTTTCTGATTTAGTCATGACTATTAGGACAGCGACAGAAAGGGGTCATTGCTAGATCAATTCTCCTAAGACCAGGAGGTCCATTGGCATCTGAATTGGCACGTCATGCAGTTGTTCTCAAAGTTAATGAGTGGGTATTCTGTCATGGTGGTCTTCTTCCTCATCATGGTAATCATTTTACTCCTAATCTCTGTGATGTTAATAGTTAATTTCAGTAACAAAACTACAGGATCATTTGCTCTGCTGCAGTTGAATATGGCATAGAGAGGATAAACAGAGAAGTATCTTATTGGATGAAAGGCCTTAGCATGGAAGATGATTATCCAGAAATCCCTTTTATAGCCACCAAGGGCTATAACAGTGTAGTTTGGAGTCGTTTATACTCGAGAGACACAGAGGATCTGCAAGATTATCAGATCAATCAGGttgtttattatattgttCATGTAGTTGATATTGCTGTGCTGTTTTGTGGCCTGATGGCCAAAGCCAAATCTTGTGGGCGGAAACTCGATGCTTTGCATCTTTTTTGAGTACCCGTGTCGGGTTTGGTAGAGATCTTTCCTCAAGTAGAAGGGTTGCTGTATATCTTTAAACCCATTTGTTTGATCCCTCAACAATAGGCTATTCACATTAAATTGAACTCACAACAATAGGCTAAGAACATTAAATCGAACTCACAACAATAGGCTAAGCACATTAAATCGAACACACAAGAATAGGCTAAGCACGTTAAATCGAACACACAACAATAGGCTACATATTCAAGTCAGGAACTCCTCATAGTCCTCTTAATTTGaactcatttaacatttttctcGGACTTATAGACTTTTGTGTCAAACAAAGTTTAACCGAAACTTCCTCGAGTTATATGTTGCTCTCGACACTTCATATGGCAGACTATTTTTATTGACTTTGCTAATTATTTCTATCAGCTATTGAAACATGGCTATCTGTGTTcttgttttgaatttgataCAGTTAAGAATCCTGAATTTTGCTTCTTATCAGATCCAATCTATTCTTCAAGAGACACTTCAAGCATTGGGTGCCAAGGGAATGGTGGTAGGACATACTCCGCAAGCTACAGGAGTAAATTGGTACAAACTTGAACACGTTTTTGACCCATTATTTCATGCAAACTTGTATCACTATATACACAATTTGACCTGATTCAGCCCTCTTGTTTGATCATCTCatgaaaaattttctgtatAAGATAAGGACAAGTTAACTATTAACTAAatgcaaagaaaataatgtgATTCCTGATTTTCTAAATGTTTGTAATCTTAAACAGGGAAGAAGTAGAAAGGGTTTAACAACTAAATGTCAACTAAGTTTCTACAGTTTTAATCTTTCATGAAATGATTAATCTCCATTCAGCGGGtgtttatacaatttaattactcttaattaaattaagagtagacaaatttaataaatcaaataattaacattaattacTCTGAACcaatatattcttaattgaGCTTCTTTATCATTGCATATATTATGCAAATCTTGTCCTGCTACTAATTTGCGCTACTATATGCATGGCGTTACCTTTCATGTCAT includes:
- the LOC105163894 gene encoding shewanella-like protein phosphatase 1; amino-acid sequence: MASVPLGCSLPLRTLYLSSRQHKTFDAICCCASTASTSHSLSKRASTETPGEGLKPIVVHGDPPTFVTAPGCRIVAIGDLHGDLAKARCALQMAGVLSSDGRDLWVGGQTVLVQLGDILDRGENEIAILSLLKSLDIQAKANGGAVFQVNGNHETMNVEGDFRYVDSGAFDECADFLEHLEICNHNWEEAFIGWVGVSKRWKEERKLVQNHWDPWNVVKRQKGVIARSILLRPGGPLASELARHAVVLKVNEWVFCHGGLLPHHVEYGIERINREVSYWMKGLSMEDDYPEIPFIATKGYNSVVWSRLYSRDTEDLQDYQINQIQSILQETLQALGAKGMVVGHTPQATGVNCEFNCRIWRIDVGMSSGVLDSRPEVLEIRDGRARAIRSKRDGYSELQVVDYT